The following proteins come from a genomic window of Flavobacterium eburneipallidum:
- the kdsA gene encoding 3-deoxy-8-phosphooctulonate synthase, producing the protein MNIHHIPQIKHTDSGNFFLLSGPCAIEGEEMALRIAEKLVGITDKLEIPFVFKGSFKKANRSRIDSFSGIGDEKALKILQKISQTFGVPTVTDIHTNEDAAMAAEYVDVLQIPAFLVRQTDLVVAAANTGKVVNLKKGQFMSPESMKHAVQKVLDCNNQNVMVTDRGTMFGYQDMIVDYRGIPTMQQYATTVLDVTHSLQQPNQTAGVTGGRPDMIETVAKAGIAVGVDGIFIETHFDPANAKSDGANMLHLDYFEGLMTKLVAIRKTINQF; encoded by the coding sequence ATGAACATACACCATATTCCACAAATCAAACATACTGATAGTGGCAACTTCTTTTTATTATCTGGACCTTGCGCTATTGAAGGCGAAGAAATGGCACTTCGAATTGCCGAAAAACTAGTAGGAATTACCGATAAATTAGAAATTCCTTTCGTTTTTAAAGGTTCTTTCAAAAAAGCCAATCGTTCTAGAATTGACAGTTTTTCAGGAATTGGAGATGAAAAAGCGTTGAAAATTCTTCAAAAAATTTCTCAAACTTTTGGCGTTCCAACTGTAACTGATATTCATACCAATGAAGATGCTGCAATGGCTGCTGAATATGTTGATGTCTTGCAAATTCCCGCTTTTTTGGTGCGTCAGACTGATTTAGTTGTGGCTGCTGCCAATACTGGAAAAGTTGTAAACCTTAAGAAAGGACAATTTATGAGTCCTGAAAGTATGAAACACGCAGTTCAAAAAGTATTGGATTGCAACAACCAAAATGTAATGGTTACGGATCGTGGAACCATGTTTGGCTACCAAGATATGATTGTAGATTACCGTGGAATTCCAACCATGCAACAATATGCAACCACAGTTCTTGATGTTACTCACTCCTTACAACAACCCAACCAAACCGCTGGAGTAACTGGCGGAAGACCTGATATGATTGAAACTGTTGCCAAAGCTGGAATTGCTGTTGGTGTAGATGGAATTTTTATCGAAACGCATTTTGATCCTGCTAATGCTAAAAGTGATGGTGCTAATATGCTCCATTTGGATTATTTTGAAGGATTAATGACCAAATTAGTTGCCATTAGAAAAACCATCAATCAATTTTAA
- a CDS encoding fasciclin domain-containing protein, whose amino-acid sequence MKTTKFLSVAFFALVMGATSYAQKSVVVGGAPMYPTKNIIENAVNSKDHTTLVAAVKAAGLVETLQGKGPFTVFAPTNAAFDNLPKGTVETLLKPENLKMLQTILTYHVVAGKMNAADIAKAIKAGNGKATLKTVSGGTLTAWMKADKLYITDEKGGMSEVTIADVNQSNGVIHVVNTVLLPKS is encoded by the coding sequence ATGAAAACTACAAAATTTTTATCCGTTGCATTTTTTGCATTAGTAATGGGAGCTACATCTTATGCTCAAAAATCAGTTGTTGTTGGTGGTGCACCAATGTATCCAACAAAAAATATTATTGAAAATGCAGTGAATTCAAAAGATCACACGACATTAGTTGCTGCAGTAAAAGCAGCTGGCTTGGTCGAAACTTTACAAGGAAAAGGTCCTTTCACCGTTTTTGCTCCAACAAATGCTGCTTTTGACAATTTACCAAAGGGAACTGTAGAAACGTTGTTGAAACCAGAAAACCTTAAAATGCTTCAAACTATTTTGACCTATCATGTTGTTGCTGGAAAAATGAATGCTGCTGATATTGCTAAAGCGATTAAAGCGGGTAACGGAAAAGCAACTTTAAAAACAGTAAGTGGTGGTACTTTGACTGCTTGGATGAAAGCTGATAAATTGTATATCACAGACGAAAAAGGAGGAATGTCAGAAGTTACAATTGCTGACGTAAACCAATCCAATGGAGTGATTCATGTTGTGAATACTGTGCTTTTGCCGAAATCTTAA
- the tpx gene encoding thiol peroxidase yields MASITLGGNPVNTSGELPKVGSKLADFKLVKNDLSIATLADFAGSKLVLNIFPSVDTGTCATSVRTFNATASTLENTKVLCISRDLPFAQKRFCGAEGLENVINLSDFQSGAFGKANGLEIVDSVLAGLHSRAIIVVDENGTVIHTEQVSEIADEPNYEAAIAVL; encoded by the coding sequence ATGGCTTCAATAACATTAGGAGGAAATCCAGTAAATACTTCAGGCGAATTACCTAAAGTAGGTTCAAAACTTGCTGATTTTAAATTAGTTAAAAACGATCTTTCAATAGCAACTCTTGCTGATTTTGCAGGATCTAAATTGGTTTTAAATATTTTTCCTAGTGTAGATACAGGAACTTGTGCTACCTCTGTTAGAACTTTTAACGCAACTGCTTCTACATTAGAAAACACTAAAGTATTGTGTATTTCGAGAGATTTGCCTTTTGCTCAAAAACGTTTTTGTGGTGCAGAAGGTTTAGAAAACGTAATCAACCTATCTGATTTTCAATCTGGTGCTTTTGGAAAAGCAAATGGATTAGAAATTGTGGACAGCGTGTTGGCTGGTTTACACTCAAGAGCCATCATTGTAGTGGACGAAAACGGAACTGTAATTCATACCGAACAAGTATCGGAAATTGCCGATGAACCCAACTACGAAGCTGCAATAGCAGTACTTTAA
- a CDS encoding diacylglycerol kinase family protein, with the protein MEFQKDNTFLSGRLKSVTFAVKGAIKLISTEHSIMVQFSLGILMTILGFFCNITPTEWLFQTLAIGLVMSIEGLNTAIEKVADFIHPNYHERIGFIKDIAAGAVLFAALTAIIIGLIIYVPKFL; encoded by the coding sequence ATGGAATTCCAAAAAGACAATACTTTTTTAAGCGGTAGATTAAAAAGTGTAACATTTGCTGTAAAAGGTGCGATAAAATTAATCTCAACCGAGCACAGTATAATGGTGCAATTTTCATTAGGAATTTTGATGACGATTCTTGGTTTTTTTTGTAATATTACTCCAACTGAATGGCTTTTTCAAACCCTAGCAATTGGTTTAGTAATGAGCATAGAAGGTCTGAATACTGCCATTGAAAAAGTAGCCGATTTTATTCATCCTAATTACCACGAAAGAATTGGATTTATCAAAGATATTGCAGCTGGAGCAGTTTTATTTGCTGCTCTTACTGCAATTATAATTGGATTAATTATATATGTACCCAAATTTTTATAG
- a CDS encoding DNA translocase FtsK, whose translation MAKTTKPTPPDPKTDSKSAVKKSWEISKQHKILLGSLLVLFAIALFLAFVSFYIYGQEDQSAVQQLSDRTETVHNWLGKFGAFLADLIVYQGFGIASFLFVRLFFLTGLFLVLDVSLRKLKNIWFWDLFVIIILSVLFGFFATSLPELGGIIGYELNLFSQDYIGKTGTLLVLLFGIIIYLIFKVKVSPEKIKTFFENTKKEIKTDFSSVAKKTTPSYNLEEFAVEEKEDEIDEELDGIHLKTTTGSQFEINKEALKPTISHSSEIGKKSPVMEVVAPVVTPPPYIAPEIIQTEDEHFVIEKAPEEDIIEENLASKLVADFGLFDPTLDLSNYKYPTIDLLKEYSSGGITINQEELEENKNKIVETLRNYKIEIAQIKATVGPSVTLYEIVPEAGIRISKIKSLEDDIALSLAALGIRIIAPIPGKGTIGIEVPNKNPTMVSMKSVIGSAKFQEAEMELPIALGKTISNETFVVDLAKMPHLLMAGATGQGKSVGLNAVITSLLYKKHPAEIKFVMVDPKKVELTLFNKIERHYLAMLPDSDDAIITDNAKVVNTLNSLCVEMDNRYNLLKDAMVRNIKEYNEKFKSRKLNPENGHRFLPYIILVVDEFADLIMTAGKEVEMPIARLAQLARAIGIHLIIATQRPSVNVITGLIKANFPARIAFRVSSKIDSRTILDTQGADQLIGRGDLLYSNGNDVVRVQCAFVDTPEVEKIVDFIGSQKAYATAYLLPEFIGEESGINLDMDISERDTLFREAAEIIVNAQQGSASLLQRKLKLGYNRAGRLIDQLEAAGIVGPFEGSKARSVNILDISALDQFFNNEQN comes from the coding sequence ATGGCAAAAACAACAAAACCAACACCTCCAGACCCGAAAACTGATTCAAAATCTGCAGTAAAAAAATCTTGGGAAATCAGTAAGCAACACAAAATTCTTTTGGGTTCCTTGCTGGTATTGTTTGCTATTGCCCTATTTCTTGCCTTTGTTTCCTTTTATATTTATGGTCAAGAAGATCAAAGTGCCGTACAACAATTGTCAGATCGAACAGAAACAGTTCATAACTGGTTAGGCAAATTTGGTGCTTTCCTCGCCGATTTAATCGTTTATCAAGGTTTTGGAATTGCTTCTTTTTTATTCGTTCGATTGTTTTTCTTGACTGGATTATTTCTGGTACTGGACGTTTCGTTGCGAAAACTAAAAAACATTTGGTTTTGGGATTTATTCGTTATCATCATTCTATCGGTTTTATTTGGTTTTTTTGCCACTTCCCTACCCGAATTGGGTGGAATTATTGGCTATGAACTGAATTTGTTTTCGCAAGATTATATCGGAAAAACAGGAACTTTACTGGTACTTCTCTTCGGAATTATCATTTATTTGATATTCAAAGTAAAAGTATCTCCCGAAAAAATTAAAACCTTTTTCGAAAATACCAAAAAAGAAATTAAAACCGATTTTAGTTCCGTTGCAAAAAAAACAACACCAAGCTATAATCTAGAAGAATTTGCTGTTGAAGAAAAAGAAGATGAAATAGATGAAGAACTTGATGGTATTCATTTAAAAACCACAACAGGTTCTCAATTTGAAATTAACAAAGAAGCTTTAAAACCAACTATCAGCCATTCTTCTGAAATTGGTAAAAAGTCACCTGTAATGGAAGTTGTGGCTCCAGTAGTAACACCTCCGCCTTATATTGCACCAGAGATTATTCAAACTGAAGATGAGCATTTTGTAATCGAAAAAGCTCCTGAAGAAGATATTATCGAAGAAAATTTAGCCTCTAAACTAGTGGCCGATTTTGGATTATTTGATCCTACTTTGGATTTATCCAATTACAAATACCCAACCATTGATTTATTAAAAGAATATTCTAGTGGTGGAATTACCATCAATCAGGAAGAATTAGAAGAAAATAAAAACAAAATTGTTGAAACGCTTCGCAACTACAAAATTGAAATTGCACAAATAAAAGCTACTGTTGGTCCATCGGTTACGCTGTATGAAATCGTACCAGAAGCAGGAATTAGAATTTCAAAAATTAAGAGTTTAGAAGACGATATTGCATTATCGCTTGCCGCTTTAGGTATTCGTATCATTGCTCCTATTCCCGGAAAAGGAACTATTGGTATTGAAGTACCTAACAAGAATCCGACGATGGTTTCTATGAAAAGTGTCATTGGTTCAGCTAAATTTCAGGAAGCTGAAATGGAATTACCTATCGCTTTAGGAAAAACCATTTCGAACGAAACATTTGTGGTTGATTTAGCCAAAATGCCTCACTTATTAATGGCAGGTGCAACAGGTCAAGGAAAATCAGTTGGATTGAATGCTGTAATTACATCCTTGCTTTATAAAAAACATCCTGCTGAAATTAAATTTGTGATGGTCGATCCTAAAAAAGTCGAATTGACACTTTTTAATAAAATCGAAAGACATTATTTAGCCATGTTACCCGATTCTGACGATGCGATTATCACTGATAATGCCAAAGTAGTCAATACTTTGAACTCATTGTGTGTAGAAATGGACAATCGTTATAATCTTTTAAAAGATGCGATGGTTCGTAATATCAAGGAATACAACGAAAAATTCAAGTCTAGAAAATTGAATCCTGAAAACGGACACCGATTTTTACCTTATATTATCTTGGTTGTCGATGAGTTTGCCGATTTGATTATGACCGCTGGAAAAGAAGTCGAAATGCCTATTGCAAGATTGGCACAATTGGCCAGAGCTATTGGAATTCACTTAATTATAGCTACACAAAGACCATCGGTAAACGTAATTACAGGTTTAATCAAAGCCAATTTCCCAGCTAGAATTGCTTTTAGAGTATCCTCAAAAATTGATTCCCGAACCATTCTTGATACTCAAGGAGCCGATCAATTAATAGGTCGTGGTGACTTACTGTACTCTAATGGAAATGATGTGGTTCGAGTACAGTGCGCTTTTGTTGACACTCCAGAAGTAGAAAAAATTGTAGATTTTATTGGTTCGCAAAAAGCATACGCAACAGCTTATTTACTTCCAGAATTTATTGGCGAAGAAAGTGGCATTAATCTTGATATGGATATTTCAGAGAGAGATACTTTATTTAGAGAAGCAGCCGAAATTATTGTAAATGCACAACAAGGCTCTGCTTCATTATTGCAAAGAAAGCTAAAACTGGGTTACAACAGAGCTGGTCGATTAATCGATCAACTGGAAGCAGCAGGAATTGTAGGTCCGTTCGAAGGCAGTAAAGCAAGAAGTGTAAACATTCTGGATATAAGTGCTCTGGATCAATTTTTCAACAATGAACAAAATTAA
- a CDS encoding LolA family protein has product MKKFILITTLLLFSFSIQAQDKKAKDLLNQVTAIVKSYDNIVIDFKYSLNNSKENINQNSKGNVTMKGNQYVLNFMGVTKIFDGKKSYTIVPEDEEVTISTVNENDDSAITPSKMLTFFNSGYKYTMDIVQDVKGRKIQYVKLVPTNSKDPRKEILLGIDVQTKHIYNLIETGKKGTKTTLTVNSFKTNQPLSKNQFTFVSSKYPNYYINKLD; this is encoded by the coding sequence ATGAAGAAGTTTATACTAATAACAACTTTACTACTTTTCAGTTTTTCAATCCAAGCACAAGACAAAAAAGCCAAAGACCTTTTGAATCAAGTTACAGCAATCGTAAAAAGTTATGATAATATTGTAATTGATTTTAAATATTCCTTAAATAACTCGAAGGAAAATATCAATCAAAATAGTAAAGGAAACGTTACTATGAAAGGGAATCAATATGTTTTGAATTTCATGGGCGTAACTAAAATTTTTGACGGAAAAAAAAGCTATACCATTGTTCCTGAAGACGAAGAAGTTACTATTTCGACAGTCAATGAAAACGATGATAGTGCTATAACTCCATCTAAAATGTTGACTTTTTTCAATTCTGGTTACAAGTACACCATGGATATTGTACAAGATGTAAAAGGGAGAAAAATTCAATACGTAAAATTAGTTCCTACCAACTCTAAAGACCCAAGAAAAGAAATCTTGTTGGGCATTGATGTACAAACCAAACACATTTATAATTTGATTGAAACAGGAAAAAAGGGAACAAAAACCACTTTGACTGTTAATTCTTTTAAAACCAATCAGCCTTTGTCAAAAAATCAATTTACCTTTGTATCCAGTAAATATCCAAACTACTACATCAATAAATTAGATTAA
- a CDS encoding LptF/LptG family permease has product MKILDKYLLKTFLSTFTTVFVILFFIFILQSVWLFIAELAGKDLDLLMVIKFLVFAMPRIIPLVLPLSVLLASIMTFGNFAENYEFAAMKSAGISLQRAMKSLIIFISLLSIVAFLFANNVIPYAEYKFINFRKNIAQLKPAMAIAEGQFSDVGYFNIKVNKKSGENGNILTGITIHKKSINGDGNRTVIKAKNGELISSEKSSTLQLVLNDGQYYEDVYTKRFDEQNKLPFAKSSFKKYIINIDLSKLNTVDVSNSNINNTNSMLNVSELNYTLDSLHKNRDTEIVSFSENINQRIGFHRNNTLSTTPKTKILPKKLLSIYKSDTKLQVLNQATASVEGTLTSIDDSNAELINKQKNINGHLLAYYDKFVIAFACFLMFFIGAPLGAIIRKGGLGLPIVFAVLIFISFHFINTFGKRISQEDQLPPFLGAWLSSLILLPLAILLTYRATNDIGLINLDGITTPIQKIFQKFLQKKIPSEK; this is encoded by the coding sequence GTGAAAATTCTTGACAAATACTTACTAAAAACTTTCTTAAGTACATTTACAACCGTATTTGTAATTCTTTTTTTCATATTTATACTGCAATCCGTTTGGTTATTCATAGCTGAATTGGCAGGTAAAGACTTGGATTTACTGATGGTAATCAAATTTTTAGTTTTTGCGATGCCAAGAATTATTCCGTTAGTATTACCGCTATCGGTATTATTGGCTTCTATTATGACCTTCGGGAATTTTGCCGAAAATTATGAATTTGCAGCAATGAAATCAGCTGGGATTTCACTTCAAAGAGCCATGAAAAGTTTGATTATTTTCATTAGCTTATTGAGTATTGTGGCTTTTTTATTTGCCAATAACGTCATTCCTTATGCTGAATATAAATTTATAAACTTCAGAAAAAATATAGCTCAACTAAAACCTGCAATGGCTATTGCCGAAGGACAATTTAGCGATGTTGGCTATTTTAATATAAAAGTGAACAAAAAATCTGGAGAAAACGGCAACATCTTAACAGGTATAACCATTCACAAGAAATCAATCAATGGCGATGGAAATCGAACAGTAATTAAAGCCAAAAATGGAGAATTAATTAGTAGCGAAAAGTCGAGTACCTTACAATTAGTATTAAATGATGGTCAATATTATGAAGATGTTTATACTAAAAGATTTGATGAGCAAAACAAATTACCATTTGCAAAAAGTTCTTTCAAAAAATACATTATTAATATTGATTTGTCTAAATTAAATACTGTTGACGTTTCAAATTCAAATATAAATAATACCAATTCTATGCTTAATGTAAGCGAACTGAATTACACTTTAGACTCCTTACATAAAAATAGAGATACTGAAATTGTATCTTTCTCTGAAAACATCAACCAGCGTATTGGATTTCACAGAAATAATACATTATCTACAACTCCTAAAACTAAAATCCTACCTAAAAAATTATTATCAATATATAAAAGTGATACCAAATTACAAGTACTTAATCAGGCAACGGCCAGCGTAGAGGGTACCTTAACTTCTATAGATGATTCAAACGCTGAATTAATTAACAAACAAAAAAATATTAATGGTCATTTACTTGCCTATTATGACAAATTTGTAATTGCATTTGCTTGTTTTTTAATGTTTTTTATAGGTGCACCTTTAGGCGCTATCATTCGAAAAGGAGGACTTGGTTTACCTATCGTTTTTGCAGTTTTAATCTTTATTTCATTTCATTTTATCAATACTTTTGGAAAAAGAATTTCACAAGAAGATCAACTTCCTCCTTTTTTAGGAGCTTGGTTATCTTCATTAATACTTTTGCCATTAGCAATTTTATTGACATACAGAGCTACTAATGATATTGGATTAATCAATTTAGACGGTATCACTACTCCTATACAGAAAATATTTCAAAAATTTTTACAGAAAAAAATCCCATCAGAAAAATAA
- the ribB gene encoding 3,4-dihydroxy-2-butanone-4-phosphate synthase: protein MTTTKIQLDTIEEAIEAIRQGEIIIVVDDADRENEGDFLAAAEKVTPEMINFMATHGRGLICAPLTESRCKELGLNAMVSNNTDPMETAFTVSVDLRGHGVTTGISASDRALTVLSLADANTKPHDLARPGHIFPLIAKQGGVLRRTGHTEAAIDFARLAGFKPAGVIVEVMNEDGSMARLPQLVDVAKKFNLKLVSIEDLVAYRMQHDSLIVKKEDFDIETRFGTFRLRAYEQTTNKQIHIALTKGSWNLGESILTRIHSSQVNNDLLGTLTNNADQQLDSMFKIINEAGRGAVIFINQDMTAVNLLSRITELKELQETGTMKAPKVVIDSKDYGIGAQILHDLDISKIKLVSNTEQTKRVGMIGYGLEIEEYVSY, encoded by the coding sequence ATGACTACCACAAAAATCCAACTCGACACCATTGAAGAAGCTATAGAAGCCATTCGTCAAGGGGAAATAATAATTGTTGTAGATGATGCTGACAGAGAAAATGAAGGCGATTTCTTGGCCGCTGCCGAAAAAGTAACACCTGAAATGATCAATTTTATGGCTACTCACGGTCGTGGATTAATTTGTGCGCCTTTAACAGAAAGTCGTTGCAAAGAATTAGGATTAAACGCCATGGTTAGTAATAATACCGATCCTATGGAAACTGCTTTTACAGTTTCGGTAGATTTAAGAGGTCATGGAGTTACTACAGGAATATCAGCCTCCGACAGAGCACTTACTGTTCTATCATTAGCTGATGCAAATACAAAACCACACGATTTAGCCAGACCAGGACACATATTTCCATTAATTGCTAAACAAGGAGGTGTATTAAGACGTACCGGACATACTGAAGCAGCGATAGATTTTGCACGTCTAGCAGGATTCAAACCCGCAGGTGTCATTGTCGAAGTTATGAATGAAGATGGTTCGATGGCGCGATTACCTCAATTGGTTGATGTCGCTAAAAAATTCAATCTAAAATTAGTATCAATCGAAGATTTGGTTGCCTATAGAATGCAACATGATAGCCTTATTGTAAAAAAAGAGGATTTTGACATTGAAACCCGTTTTGGTACTTTTAGATTAAGAGCTTATGAACAAACTACCAATAAACAAATCCATATTGCATTAACTAAAGGTTCATGGAATCTGGGTGAATCTATCTTGACACGTATTCATTCTTCGCAAGTGAATAATGATTTATTGGGTACTTTAACCAATAACGCAGACCAACAACTTGATTCAATGTTCAAAATCATAAATGAGGCTGGCCGTGGTGCGGTAATATTCATCAATCAGGACATGACAGCTGTAAATCTTTTGAGTCGTATTACCGAATTAAAAGAATTACAGGAAACTGGTACTATGAAAGCACCTAAAGTAGTTATTGACAGTAAAGATTATGGAATTGGTGCACAAATTTTACATGATCTTGATATTTCTAAAATTAAATTAGTATCCAATACCGAACAAACTAAACGAGTTGGTATGATAGGATATGGTTTGGAAATCGAAGAATATGTATCTTACTAA
- a CDS encoding site-specific integrase: protein MLENSFGLIFFLKASRNQSNIRIVYFRITVDGIPKEASTRRKWDSERWNQKTERATGTKEDAKSLNFFLDSLTAKIHEIKSEIMYSGKPITSQKIMDHVMGRITPRAKVLEEFQKHNDEMKALIGNGYTEATLERFNITKNHVTAFIKFKYNTGDFEFADLNFEFIKDFEFYLRTVRKCANNTTLKYISNFKKIVIRAIDKEIIIKDPFKNFKGKKTKIVKKPISAKELAELERRQFSTERLNTVRDIFVFQCYTGLAYIDAFQLQKGDIKDGVDGNQWILSERQKTNSTARIPLLPKAIKILEKYKDHPVCLKRGTVLPVSSNQKMNEYLKEIAALCDFPFTLNTHMARRTFGSTVTLNNNVPINVVKEMLGHSSVKQTESYAITEQATIGREMTLLNKKLNPDKIEITQEDLTALSRLEKEIKIIKEKYKITS from the coding sequence ATGCTAGAGAACAGCTTTGGGTTGATATTCTTTTTGAAGGCATCCCGCAATCAGAGTAACATTAGAATCGTTTATTTCAGGATAACCGTTGACGGAATCCCGAAAGAAGCATCCACAAGACGGAAATGGGACAGCGAGCGCTGGAACCAGAAAACTGAGAGAGCAACAGGTACAAAAGAAGACGCAAAATCCCTGAACTTTTTTCTGGATTCACTCACTGCGAAAATCCATGAAATCAAATCAGAAATTATGTATTCAGGAAAACCCATAACCTCCCAAAAGATTATGGATCATGTCATGGGAAGAATAACACCCAGAGCCAAGGTGCTGGAAGAATTTCAAAAACACAATGATGAAATGAAAGCCCTGATTGGCAACGGATACACGGAAGCGACACTGGAGAGATTCAATATCACTAAAAATCACGTAACAGCTTTCATTAAATTTAAATACAATACTGGCGATTTTGAATTTGCTGATTTAAATTTTGAATTCATAAAAGACTTTGAGTTCTATCTTCGTACCGTAAGGAAATGCGCAAATAATACCACACTTAAATACATTTCCAATTTCAAGAAAATTGTAATACGAGCCATAGACAAAGAAATCATTATCAAAGATCCATTTAAGAATTTCAAAGGGAAGAAAACTAAAATTGTAAAGAAGCCTATATCTGCAAAAGAACTAGCTGAACTGGAAAGACGCCAATTTTCAACGGAAAGACTCAATACTGTGCGTGATATTTTTGTTTTCCAGTGCTACACTGGACTTGCTTACATTGATGCTTTTCAGCTCCAGAAAGGGGACATAAAGGATGGTGTTGACGGAAATCAGTGGATTTTATCTGAAAGACAGAAAACAAATTCTACGGCAAGAATTCCCCTGCTCCCGAAGGCTATCAAAATTCTTGAAAAATACAAAGACCATCCTGTTTGCCTTAAACGCGGAACAGTACTGCCTGTTTCTTCCAATCAGAAAATGAATGAATACCTTAAGGAAATTGCTGCATTATGCGATTTTCCCTTCACTCTCAATACTCATATGGCACGCAGAACATTTGGAAGTACCGTAACATTAAATAATAACGTCCCTATTAATGTTGTAAAGGAAATGTTAGGGCATTCATCAGTGAAACAGACTGAATCTTACGCAATCACAGAACAAGCTACCATAGGTCGGGAAATGACACTGCTTAACAAAAAACTAAATCCAGATAAAATTGAAATAACACAGGAAGATCTTACTGCCCTGAGCAGACTGGAGAAAGAAATCAAAATTATTAAAGAAAAATATAAGATCACATCTTAA
- a CDS encoding DNA-binding protein has protein sequence MEEIVTKEDLRQFGLLLLDKIQTIFKEKNSQQKESSDPEWLKSKAVRKLLDISAGSVQNLRMTQRVRFKKVLGSYYYNKEDLLKLFKDE, from the coding sequence ATGGAAGAAATTGTAACAAAGGAAGATCTAAGGCAGTTTGGCCTTTTATTACTGGATAAGATACAGACTATATTCAAAGAGAAGAATTCACAACAAAAAGAATCGTCAGATCCTGAATGGTTAAAAAGTAAAGCTGTTAGGAAACTGCTTGATATTTCTGCAGGTTCGGTTCAAAATCTTCGAATGACACAGAGAGTCCGATTTAAAAAGGTTCTTGGGTCATACTACTACAATAAAGAAGATCTGTTAAAACTTTTCAAAGATGAGTAA